Proteins from a single region of Theobroma cacao cultivar B97-61/B2 chromosome 10, Criollo_cocoa_genome_V2, whole genome shotgun sequence:
- the LOC18585750 gene encoding probable inactive purple acid phosphatase 27: protein MEEPVTYPVFNKFSFLLLISFLAFPSSSSFKLHPLVANSTFLHRNYTAVSDFRVLNRRTLIECPDPNPYLQINVISDALSDDEFVTVNVSGVMVPSEADWVAMISPSYSNVTTCLESEAYYIQTGDTSTLPLLCHYPVKAKYVSSDPDYLSCKKQECQKYGNDGKCEITTCSGSITFHVVNIRTDIEFVFFTGGFGTPCILTRTDVPLKFSNPNSPLYGHLSSMDSTGTSMRLTWVSGDKEPQQVKYGDGKSQTSDVTTFSADDMCSEFRIGSVVVPSPAKDFGWHDPGYIHTAVMTGLQPSSTCNYKYGSDSVGWSDQIQFQTPPAGGSDELKFLVFGDMGKAPLDDSAEHYIQPGSISVIKGMIEEVENGNVDSIFHIGDISYATGFLVEWEFFLHLITPLASQVTYMTAIGNHERDYADSGSWYPGPDSGGECGVAYETYFPMPTPAKDKPWYSIEQGSVHFTVISTEHDWTEQSEQYEWMKNDMASVDRSKTPWLIFTGHRPMYSSLGADDKFLKIVEPLLLDNKVDLALFGHVHNYERTCSVCNSECLAMPTKDKNGIDTYDNSNYTAPVQAVVGMAGFSLDKFPDDAASWSLSRVSEFGYVRAHATKDELKLEFVNSDTKDIEDSFRITKNQSGLRAR, encoded by the exons ATGGAAGAACCTGTAACTTATCCTGTATTCAACAAATTCTCCTTCCTTCTACTGATTTCTTTCCTTGCTTTTCCCTCTTCGTCTTCATTCAAGTTGCACCCTTTGGTCGCCAACTCAACTTTTCTTCACCGCAACTACACGGCAGTATCTGATTTTCGTGTGCTCAATAGAAGAACTTTGATTGAATGTCCTGATCCGAACCCTTATCTCCAAATCAATGTTATCAGCGATGCCCTCTCTGATGATGAGTTTGTCACTGTGAATGTTAGCGGAGTTATGGTTCCTTCTGAGGCTGATTGGGTTGCCATGATCTCACCTTCCTATTCTAA TGTCACTACTTGTCTTGAAAGTGAGGCTTACTATATACAGACTGGTGACACAAGTACTCTTCCTCTCCTCTGCCATTATCCTGTTAAG GCAAAGTATGTGAGCAGTGACCCGGACTATCTAAGTTGCAAGAAACAAGAATGCCAGAAATATGGCAATGACGGAAAATGTGAGATCACAACTTGCAGTGGCTCCATAACTTTTCATGTTGTTAACATCAGAACTGACATCGAATTCGTGTTCTTTACTGGAGGATTTGGAACACCTTGCATTTTGACTAGGACTGACGTCCCTCTGAAATTTTCTAATCCGAATTCACCATTGTATGGACATCTCTCAAGCATGGATTCCACTGGAACATCG ATGAGATTAACATGGGTTAGCGGGGATAAGGAGCCTCAACAAGTTAAGTATGGAGATGGGAAATCACAGACATCAGACGTTACAACATTTTCAGCAGACGATATGTGCAGTGAGTTCCGGATTG GTTCTGTTGTCGTGCCAAGTCCAGCCAAGGATTTTGGATGGCATGACCCTGGTTACATTCACACAGCCGTGATGACAGGACTGCAGCCTTCAAGCACATGCAACTACAAATATGGCAG TGATTCAGTTGGATGGAGTGACCAAATTCAATTCCAGACGCCACCAGCAGGAGGATCAGATGAACTTAAATTTCTTGTATTTGGTGATATGGGAAAGGCTCCACTTGATGATTCTGCTGAGCACTACATTCAG CCAGGATCTATTTCAGTTATAAAAGGAATGATTGAAGAAGTGGAAAATGGCAATGTCGACTCCATTTTTCACATTGGAGACATAAGCTATGCAACTGGCTTCTTAGTTGAATGGGAGTTCTTCCTTCACCTTATAACTCCTCTGGCTTCTCAAGTTACTTACATGACAGCAATTGGAAATCATGAGAG GGATTATGCAGACTCAGGTTCATGGTATCCAGGTCCAGACTCGGGAGGGGAATGTGGAGTTGCTTATGAGACCTATTTCCCAATGCCAACCCCAGCAAAAGATAAGCCATGGTACTCCATAGAACAAGGCAGTGTTCACTTCACAGTCATTTCAACAGAACATGACTGGACAGAACAGTCTGAACAG TACGAATGGATGAAGAACGACATGGCTTCAGTTGATCGATCAAAAACACCTTGGTTAATCTTTACTGG GCACAGGCCAATGTATAGCTCTCTAGGAGCTGATgataaatttcttaaaatcGTAGAACCCCTTCTGCTGGATAACAAG GTTGATCTGGCCCTTTTCGGCCATGTGCATAATTATGAGAGAACATGTTCGGTTTGTAATTCTGAGTGTCTGGCAATGCCAACGAAAGATAAAAATGGGATAGACACGTACGATAACAGCAACTACACTGCACCTGTGCAAGCTGTTGTTGGAATGGCTGGCTTCAGTCTTGACAAATTCCCAGATGAT GCTGCTAGTTGGAGCTTGTCGAGAGTTTCTGAATTTGGCTATGTCAGAGCACATGCAACAAAGGATGAGCTGAAATTAGAG TTTGTGAATTCGGATACCAAAGATATTGAGGACAGCTTCCGCATCACCAAAAATCAAAGTGGCCTGAGAGCGAGATGA
- the LOC18585753 gene encoding dirigent protein 22, whose amino-acid sequence MATFSICLLFTFNFIIFSNFCNTAYGIFCEETTEAITIKRLEKTSHLHFYFHDVISGKQPSVVKIAGPPNSTGYGFGATMIMDDALTEGPEISSKLVGRAQGMYAIAAQEELSLLMVMNFAFIEGTYNGSSISILGRNPVLNDIREMPIVGGSGVFRLARGYALAHTIRLDYKTGDATVEYHVYVSHY is encoded by the coding sequence ATGGCCACTTTTTCCATTTGCCTTCTCTTCACCTTTAATTTCATTATCTTCTCAAACTTCTGCAATACTGCTTATGGCATCTTCTGTGAGGAAACCACCGAGGCAATAACAATAAAGCGTTTAGAAAAAACATCCCACCTCCACTTCTACTTCCATGATGTCATTAGTGGGAAACAACCTAGTGTTGTGAAAATTGCAGGACCACCAAACAGCACCGGGTATGGATTTGGAGCCACTATGATCATGGATGATGCATTGACAGAAGGGCCTGAAATCAGCTCAAAGCTGGTTGGAAGAGCTCAAGGGATGTATGCCATTGCCGCACAAGAAGAGTTGTCATTGCTAATGGTTATGAATTTTGCATTCATTGAAGGAACTTACAATGGCAGCAGCATCAGCATCCTTGGGAGGAATCCTGTTCTCAATGATATAAGGGAAATGCCAATTGTTGGAGGTAGTGGGGTGTTTAGACTTGCTCGTGGCTACGCATTGGCCCATACAATTCGGCTTGATTACAAAACTGGAGATGCCACTGTTGAGTACCATGTCTATGTATCACATTATTGA
- the LOC18585751 gene encoding scarecrow-like protein 3 isoform X1: MAGMIQEGPSSVTSPPLPFLPWMSLSPGLGSPFPWLRELKSEERGLYLIHLLVQCANHVAAGSLENANIGLEQISHLASPDGDTMQRIAAYFTEALADRMLKAWPGLHKALNSTKLSSVSEEILVQKLFFELFPFLKLAYVITNQAIVEAMEGEKMVHIIDLNSSEPAQWINLFQTFSARPEGPPHLRITGIHEQKEVLEQMALRLTEEAEKLDIPFQFNPIVCKLENLDLESLRVKTGEALAVSSVLQLHSLLAPDDEMLRRNINSPSVSKNLNSSRPHRVLQVNQRTLGEWLEKEPVHIYSPSSSDLASPSPSPSSPLSLAPAPKLGSFLTALRALSPKLIVVTEQESNHNGPTLMERVMEALNFYAALFDCLESTLSRAPLERQKVEKMLFGEEIKNIIACEGLERKERHEKLEKWILRLELAGFGRVPLSYHGMLQAGRLLQTNNYDGYKIKEENGCLVMCWQERPLYSMSAWGFRRYD, translated from the coding sequence ATGGCAGGAATGATCCAAGAGGGACCATCGTCTGTGACTTCACCACCACTTCCGTTCCTCCCCTGGATGTCACTGTCTCCTGGTTTAGGTTCCCCATTCCCATGGCTCCGGGAGCTCAAATCTGAGGAGAGGGGTTTATATCTGATCCATCTTCTTGTTCAATGTGCTAACCATGTAGCTGCCGGTAGTCTTGAGAATGCCAATATTGGCCTAGAGCAAATATCACACTTGGCCTCCCCTGATGGAGATACCATGCAAAGAATTGCTGCTTACTTCACCGAGGCACTTGCTGACAGGATGCTCAAAGCATGGCCTGGTCTTCACAAAGCACTTAATTCCACAAAACTATCATCAGTGTCAGAGGAAATTCTTGTTCAAAAATTGTTCTTTGAGCTATTCCCCTTCTTAAAGCTTGCGTACGTAATCACAAATCAGGCCATTGTAGAAGCTATGGAGGGGGAGAAGATGGTTCATATCATAGATCTCAATTCCTCTGAGCCCGCACAGTGGATCAATCTTTTTCAGACATTCAGTGCAAGGCCAGAAGGGCCACCCCATCTGAGAATTACAGGCATTCATGAACAGAAAGAGGTGTTAGAGCAAATGGCCCTTCGGTTGACagaagaagctgaaaaattGGACATCCCATTTCAGTTTAACCCAATAGTTTGCAAGTTAGAGAATCTTGATCTAGAAAGTTTGCGTGTCAAGACTGGAGAAGCTCTTGCAGTCAGTTCTGTGCTTCAGCTTCATTCCCTCCTGGCTCCTGATGATGAGATGCTTAGAAGGAACATTAACTCACCATCAGTGTCTAAGAACCTCAATAGTAGTCGACCACATAGAGTCTTGCAGGTGAACCAACGTACTTTAGGAGAGTGGCTTGAGAAAGAACCAGTCCATATATATAGCCCAAGTTCTTCGGACTTAGCATCACCATCACCATCACCATCATCCCCGCTGTCCCTAGCTCCAGCACCAAAGTTGGGGAGCTTTCTAACCGCTCTTCGGGCACTGTCACCAAAACTTATTGTAGTAACCGAGCAGGAGTCCAACCATAATGGCCCTACTTTAATGGAGAGGGTAATGGAAGCATTGAATTTCTATGCTGCGCTCTTCGATTGCTTAGAGTCTACACTATCAAGAGCACCACTGGAGCGACAAAAGGTTGAGAAGATGCTTTTTGGAGaggaaattaagaatattataGCATGTGAGGGTCTTGAGAGAAAGGAGAGACATGAGAAGCTTGAGAAATGGATTCTGAGACTTGAGTTGGCGGGCTTTGGAAGGGTGCCTTTAAGCTACCATGGCATGTTGCAGGCAGGAAGGTTGTTGCAAACCAATAACTATGATGGTTATAAGATCAAAGAAGAGAATGGGTGTTTGGTTATGTGCTGGCAAGAAAGACCCCTATATTCAATGTCAGCCTGGGGGTTTAGGCGGTACGATTAA
- the LOC18585752 gene encoding dirigent protein 22, which yields MASFATQTLFILFFTLFSTFFITINGEFSSQSPITSTNRMAKMTRLHFYFHDIVDGKNPTAMKIIRPPNNSVGSFGTTFMVDDPLTESPEPNSKLVGRAQGIYALASQHDAGLLMVMNFAFSEGIYNGSALSILGRNAVSHTVREMPIVGGSGLFRFARGYALAKTVWFNQNGDAVVEYNVSVVHY from the coding sequence ATGGCTTCCTTTGCAACTCAAACTCTCTTCATCTTGTTCTTCACCCTTTTCTCAACTTTCTTCATTACAATTAATGGAGAGTTCTCGAGTCAATCCCCTATAACATCCACAAATCGCATGGCAAAAATGACCCGTCTCCACTTCTACTTCCATGACATCGTAGATGGGAAAAACCCTACAGCCATGAAAATCATTAGGCCACCAAACAATTCAGTTGGTTCATTTGGTACTACTTTCATGGTAGATGATCCATTGACAGAAAGTCCTGAGCCTAATTCGAAACTTGTGGGAAGAGCACAGGGGATTTACGCTTTGGCTTCGCAACATGATGCAGGCTTGCTTATGGTCATGAATTTCGCTTTCTCTGAGGGAATTTACAATGGAAGTGCACTTAGCATTCTTGGCCGGAATGCAGTTTCTCACACGGTCAGGGAAATGCCAATAGTCGGAGGTAGTGGACTTTTCCGCTTTGCTCGTGGTTATGCTTTGGCCAAGACAGTTTGGTTTAATCAGAATGGAGATGCTGTAGTTGAATATAATGTGTCTGTTGTGCACTACTGA
- the LOC18585751 gene encoding scarecrow-like protein 3 isoform X2: MIQEGPSSVTSPPLPFLPWMSLSPGLGSPFPWLRELKSEERGLYLIHLLVQCANHVAAGSLENANIGLEQISHLASPDGDTMQRIAAYFTEALADRMLKAWPGLHKALNSTKLSSVSEEILVQKLFFELFPFLKLAYVITNQAIVEAMEGEKMVHIIDLNSSEPAQWINLFQTFSARPEGPPHLRITGIHEQKEVLEQMALRLTEEAEKLDIPFQFNPIVCKLENLDLESLRVKTGEALAVSSVLQLHSLLAPDDEMLRRNINSPSVSKNLNSSRPHRVLQVNQRTLGEWLEKEPVHIYSPSSSDLASPSPSPSSPLSLAPAPKLGSFLTALRALSPKLIVVTEQESNHNGPTLMERVMEALNFYAALFDCLESTLSRAPLERQKVEKMLFGEEIKNIIACEGLERKERHEKLEKWILRLELAGFGRVPLSYHGMLQAGRLLQTNNYDGYKIKEENGCLVMCWQERPLYSMSAWGFRRYD, translated from the coding sequence ATGATCCAAGAGGGACCATCGTCTGTGACTTCACCACCACTTCCGTTCCTCCCCTGGATGTCACTGTCTCCTGGTTTAGGTTCCCCATTCCCATGGCTCCGGGAGCTCAAATCTGAGGAGAGGGGTTTATATCTGATCCATCTTCTTGTTCAATGTGCTAACCATGTAGCTGCCGGTAGTCTTGAGAATGCCAATATTGGCCTAGAGCAAATATCACACTTGGCCTCCCCTGATGGAGATACCATGCAAAGAATTGCTGCTTACTTCACCGAGGCACTTGCTGACAGGATGCTCAAAGCATGGCCTGGTCTTCACAAAGCACTTAATTCCACAAAACTATCATCAGTGTCAGAGGAAATTCTTGTTCAAAAATTGTTCTTTGAGCTATTCCCCTTCTTAAAGCTTGCGTACGTAATCACAAATCAGGCCATTGTAGAAGCTATGGAGGGGGAGAAGATGGTTCATATCATAGATCTCAATTCCTCTGAGCCCGCACAGTGGATCAATCTTTTTCAGACATTCAGTGCAAGGCCAGAAGGGCCACCCCATCTGAGAATTACAGGCATTCATGAACAGAAAGAGGTGTTAGAGCAAATGGCCCTTCGGTTGACagaagaagctgaaaaattGGACATCCCATTTCAGTTTAACCCAATAGTTTGCAAGTTAGAGAATCTTGATCTAGAAAGTTTGCGTGTCAAGACTGGAGAAGCTCTTGCAGTCAGTTCTGTGCTTCAGCTTCATTCCCTCCTGGCTCCTGATGATGAGATGCTTAGAAGGAACATTAACTCACCATCAGTGTCTAAGAACCTCAATAGTAGTCGACCACATAGAGTCTTGCAGGTGAACCAACGTACTTTAGGAGAGTGGCTTGAGAAAGAACCAGTCCATATATATAGCCCAAGTTCTTCGGACTTAGCATCACCATCACCATCACCATCATCCCCGCTGTCCCTAGCTCCAGCACCAAAGTTGGGGAGCTTTCTAACCGCTCTTCGGGCACTGTCACCAAAACTTATTGTAGTAACCGAGCAGGAGTCCAACCATAATGGCCCTACTTTAATGGAGAGGGTAATGGAAGCATTGAATTTCTATGCTGCGCTCTTCGATTGCTTAGAGTCTACACTATCAAGAGCACCACTGGAGCGACAAAAGGTTGAGAAGATGCTTTTTGGAGaggaaattaagaatattataGCATGTGAGGGTCTTGAGAGAAAGGAGAGACATGAGAAGCTTGAGAAATGGATTCTGAGACTTGAGTTGGCGGGCTTTGGAAGGGTGCCTTTAAGCTACCATGGCATGTTGCAGGCAGGAAGGTTGTTGCAAACCAATAACTATGATGGTTATAAGATCAAAGAAGAGAATGGGTGTTTGGTTATGTGCTGGCAAGAAAGACCCCTATATTCAATGTCAGCCTGGGGGTTTAGGCGGTACGATTAA